GGCAGTTGGGGATGACGGCGATGCTGCACACCTGGGGGCAGACCCTGGTGCGCCATGTCCACCTGCACTGTCTGGTGCCGGGCGGGGCCTTTGGGGCCGACGGGACCTGGCATCCGGCCACGAGCACCTATCTGTTCCCGGTGCGGGCGCTGTCGCGGCACTTTCGCGGCGGTTTGGTCAGCCGGCTGCGCCGGGCCTTCAAGGAGGGGCGCCTGGCGCGGATCACGGCGGCGGAGGTCGAGCGGGTCTTGAGCGCCCTGATGCAGCCCGAGTGGGTGGTCTATTCCAAGCCCTGCCTGGCGCGCACCGATACCGTGATCGAGTATTTGGGCCGCTACAGCCATCGCATCGCCCTGTCGGACCGGCGGCTGCTCAACTTCGATGAGGACGACGACACGGTGGACCTGTCTGGCGGATGGGGTCATGGCGGATGGGGTCAGGTCTTGACTTATGCCCTGGTAACAAAAAGCCTCCGGCGTAGGGACTCCGGTTACCCGGAGCCCCCGCCACAGACCCGGACGTGCAGTTTTCCCGCATCCGGTTCCTCGGTCGTACTCGCTTTCGCGCGAGCGCGAGGTTTTACGCAAACACCAGTTCGTATTGCAAGCAGCGCGACTCGGTGATGCGGGGTTTGGCGATACCAAGCTTTTCGATGGCGCGACCGAAGGCCGCCCAGGTGAAACTCTTACGCTTACCCCCGCGCCGGTTCAGCCACTTGAACGCGCAGACGACGGCCGTTCGGTAGAAGCGCCACAGGTCCGCCGAGTTGCCCCGTAGACCATAGTAATTGTAATGCCCTACCAGCCGCCGATCCGGCGCGGGTTGTCGCGGACGATGTAGTCCGCGATTCCTTCAAGGTCGCTGTCGGCCAGTCGCGAAACTTTGCAGCGCATGGGTCAACTCACGCCTGTTGGTCAAGCATTGCTTGATACTTGGCTTCAAGGCGTGCGAAAACCTCTTCGGCGGGAATTGCCGGGGCGCTTTCTATTCCCTCGCGAATCTTCTCCCGGTATTCCTCAAGCTCAATCTCGCGCAACCGCTCCGGCGTTTCCAGAAGGCGCAGGGCTTCCCTGACAATTTGGTCGGCGCTGGTGTAATGTCCGGCGTCTATCTGCCGACGGATAAACTGCTCGAAATGATCGCCGACGGCGTAACTTTTTAACTTGGTTTCCAAGTCGTTGGGCTAGCTGCTTGGCGATAGTCATAACGCCCCCTTGGTCGCGTGGCGTCAACATTCGCAGGCCGAACTTATCACCTAAGTCTGCCGCATCTGTAGATTCTTGCGCGTTCTGACCCGGGTCAAGTCGCGGCATTGAACTCGTTCGTCGCTGCGGCCGCGGAACCCGTCAGCAATCCCAAGGATTCGGGCAGCCCGCGTCAATGCCGTAGCGCGCAATGGCATCCTCGACTCGGGACGGCTCGTGCGCCCCCTCGTCGGCGAGCACCTTGAGCGCGGCCACCGCGATGTGGTGCCGGTCCACCTCGAAGAACTGCCGCAGCGCCGCGCGGGTATCGCTTCGCCCATACCCGTCGGTGCCCAAGGCGACGTAGCGGCGCGGCACCCAGGCGCGAATGAGATCCGGCACCGAGCGCAGGTAGTCGCTCACGGCGACCACCGGCCCCGCGGTCGGCATAAGACATTGCTCGACCCAGCTCAGAACGGGCGCCGCGCCCGGATGCAGCCGGTTGCGCCGCTCGGCGTCGAGTCCGTCGCGGCGCAGTTCCGTGAAGCTGGTGACGCTCCACAGGTCCGCGGCCACGCCCCAGTCTTGCTCCAACAACTCGGCGGCGGCCAGCGCCTCGCGCAGCAGGGTGCCGGCGCCCAGCAGTTGCACGCGCGGCCCGCCTTGGCCGTCCGCGGCCGCCCGCAGCCGGTACATACCGCGCAGGATGCCCTCCTGCGCACCCTCCGGCATAGCGGGGTGGACGTAGTTCTCATTCGTCACCGTGACGTAGTAGAAGACGTCCTCCTGGTCCTGGTACATCCGCCTCATGCCGTCCTGCACGATGGCCGCCAACTCGTAGCCGAAGCAGGGATCGTAGGCCACGCAGTTGGGCACCACGGAGAACAGCAGGTGGCTGGAGCCGTCCTGGTGTTGCAGGCCCTCCCCCGAGAGTGTCGTGCGGCCGGCGGTGGCGCCGATCAGGAAGCCGCGGGCCCGCGAGTCACCGGCCGCCCAGACGAGATCCCCGATGCGCCGGTAGCCGAAGGCGGAATAGAAGATGTAGAAGGGCAGCAGCGGCATGCCGTGGGTACTGTAGCTGGTCGCGGCGGCGATCCAGGAGGCGACGGCGCCGGCCTCGGTGATGCCTTCCTCCAGGATCTGGCCGGCGCGGGCCTCCTTGTAGTAGAGCAGCTCGTCTCGGTCCTCGGGCTCGTAGAGTTGCCCGAGCGAGGAATAGATGGCGACCTGCCGGAACAGCGCCTGCATCCCGAAGGTACGCGCCTCGTCGGCGACGATGGGCACCAGCGTCGGCCCCAGCGCCGGGTCGCGCAGCAGGTGCGCGAGGATTTGCACGAACACCATGGTCGTGGACTCCTCGCGCTCATGCCCGCCCTCCAGGAACCGGGCAAGCTCGCTCACAGGCGGCGCGGTGCGCGCCGGACCCTTGGCCGTGCGCGCCGGCAGATAGCCGCCGAGCGCCTGACGGCAGGCGTGCAGGTATTTCATCTCGGGGCTGTCGGCGGGCGGCCGACAGAAGCTTAAGGCCGTGACCTCGGCATCCGACAACGGCAGGTCGAAGCGGTCGCGGAAGGCGAGCAGGGCCTCGGCCTCCAGCTTCTTCTGCCCGTGGGAGCCCATCTTGCCCTGACCCCAGTGGCCCATCCCGTAGCCCTTTTTGGTCTGGGCCAGGATCACGGTCGGCTGGCCCCGGTGGGCGACCGCCGCGTGGTAGGCGGCGTAGATCTTCACCGGGTCGTGGCCGCCGCGCTTGAGCCGGTCGATGTCGCTGTCGGAGAGGTGGGCGACGATCCCCTGCAGTTCCGGGTACTTGTTGAAGAACTGCTCGCGGTTGAAGCGCCCGTCGGTGGCGGCGTACTGCTGCAGCTCGCCGTCGACCGTCTCGTGCAGGCGCTTTAAGATGGCGGCTTCGTGGTCGCGGGCGAAGAGCGGGTCCCAGTCCGAGCCCCACAGCACCTTGATGACGTTCCAGCCCGCCCCGGCGAAGAGTCCTTCGAGCTCCTGCACGATGGAGCCATTGCCGCGCACCGGACCGTCGAGGCGCTGCAGGTTGCAGTTCACGACCACGATCAGGTTGTCCAGCCGCTCGCGCCCGGCGAGCGATAGCCCCGCCAGGGACTCCGGCTCGTCCATCTCCCCGTCGCCGACGAAGGCCCAGACCTTGCGACCCGCGGTGTCGGCTATCCCGCGGTGTTCGAGATAGCGCATGAAGCGCGCCTGATAGATGGCCTGGAGCGGGCCCAGCCCCATCGAGCCGGTGGGAAACTGCCAGAACCGCGGCATCAGATAGGGGTGGCAGTAGGAGCACAGGCCAGCGCCGCCGACCTCGCGCCGGTAGTGATCGAGTTGGGCCTCGCTCAACCGCCCTTCGAGGAAGGCGCGCGCGTAGACGCCGGGCGCGGAGTGGGGCTGGAAGTACACCAGGTCGCCGGCCTCACCGGCGCGGAAGAAATGATTGAAGCCGACCTCGAAGAGGTCCGCGGCGGAGGCGTAGCTCGCGATGTGACCGCCCAGTTCCATGGAGAAGTTGTTCGCGCGCACCACCATCGCCAAGGCATTCCAGCGCACCAGCGCGACGAGGCGCTGCTCGGTCGCGAGCGTCCCCGGAAACTGCGGCTGCTCGGCAAGCTCAATGGTGTTGCAGTAGGGGGTGCTCCAGACCGGCGGCAGCGCCACGCGCTACACGCGCGCCCGGTCGAAGAGCCGACGCAGCAGGAAGGTGGCGCGCTCACGGCCTTCGCGCTCGATGACCGCATCGAGCGCTTGCAGCCACTCATCGGTCTCGGTCGGGTCCGGGTCCGGCGGGAGCACGGCCCAGTGACCGGAGAGGCTGAAGTCGGAGTTGTCGTTCATAGCAGACTCGGCGGCTCGATGGGCGAAGACTCAAGTATCCTTGATGCGCGCAAACTGTCAAAGACCGAACGGGCCGAGGTCGGCCGCCGCCGCACGGTAGAGCTGGCGGGACCTTGCCCCCGGAGTCCAAGGCTTCAGCCTTGGATCTGGGCTAAACTCGCGCGCATTGCCGCTGACTTTTCCCGGAGGGACAGACCCATGGGCTCCGTCGTCGAACTCTATGAAGCGCTCGCCAGCGCGCCGGACGAGCGGGCGCGGGCGCGGCTCATCGCCGCGGCCTTCGAGCACTTCCGTGTCGAAATCACGGCCGCGATCGAGCGTGACCGCAATATCCTCCTGATGTGGATCATCACGCTCATGCTCGCCCAGGTTGGCGTGTTTGCGGCGCTGGTGAAGCTGCTGTGAGGACAGTGGATTGAAAGCTCGCGCGAGGTCGATCGGCGCTGCGGCTACTGCGCGCGGCCAAACAGGAATCGCACCATGCATCACATAAGGGTCCAATCGGACCCCATCGACCTGGCCGCCGAGCAGGAGCCACTGTGGCAGGGCCGCCCCGAGGTGGGGGCCGTCGTCACCTTCGTGGGGCTGATGCGCGACCTCAACGCCGGGGTCGCCGTCACCGCCATGACCCTGGAGCACTACCCCGGAATGACCGAGAAGGCCCTGGAGGCGATTGCCGCGGAGGCCGCCGCCCGCTGGGATCTGCTCGGCATCCGCATCGTCCATCGGGTCGGTCCGCTGAGCCCCCAGGAGGCCATCGTCTTCGTCGGGGTGGCGAGCGCGCACCGCCGGGAGGCGTTCCGTGCCTGCGAGTTCCTGATCGATTATCTCAAGACCCGGGCGCCCTTCTGGAAACAGGAGATGACGGCGCAGGGTCCGCGCTGGGTGGAGGCGCGGGAGACGGATGCGGAGGCGGCGGACCGCTGGGGGGCGGGCGCGGAAGGCACCTCCCGATAGAGCATTAGGCAAACGATGGGCATCGCTCTCACTAATCGAACAGATCGGCGTGCGTACCAGCGCGCACGAACACAGCCAAGCCATGTTTTCCGCTGTCATCAAGCTTATAAGCCAGCAGGAAGTCCACGCCGATGTGACACTCGCGGTACCCCTGCCAGTCGCCGCTGAGCGGGTGATCGAGCCCCCTCAGGCCCGAGTTGGCGGTCGTTGGCGATCAGGAGCAACATCGCCTCTTGGAGCCGTGCGGCCAGCCCGGGACAAGGGCTCCCAGTCCTTGAGAAAAGACTTCGCATAGTCCGCCGCTCGCGGCAGCGGAGCACGTTTACTTGCCGCCAGCCTTTTCGAGGTCATCGAACAGTTCAGCGGCCGTGGCAAAGCGAGCGCGGCGGTTGCGCGCGATTTCATCGGCTTCTTCCATCGCGGCGCGCGTTTCGCGGTTCGGCACCCTGGGCGCAAGTGATGGGTTTCGCTGCGCTCTACCCATCCTACTGGGTTTCACGCCTGGGGCCTCGATCATAACTCCGGCCACGCTGCTGGACGGGAGGTCGCTGGTCCGCACAGCGGACCCTACGGGCGCGGGGCCGTAGGGTCCGCTGTGCGGACCAAAGGCCTCCCCGTTGGATGATGGGCGGGGATTTTGATCAAGGCCCATGCCTGGGCCGGGGCACGGATGGCCGGGATCATGACCAAGGCCGCGCCGGCTCATTCCTCGGTCTCGACCACCACCCCGGCGCCGGTGCGGCCGCGGATCAGGACCAGTTTGCCCAGGGTCGGGTGTCGGGCGGTGATGACGGTGAAGTCGCCGGCGTCCTTTTCGGCCAGGACCTCGCTTTCGTCTTTCAGGTCACGCAGAACCGGCGGGTTGGCGTCGAACATGCGCATGGGTGGGCTCCGGGGGGTGGTGTTTATCGTCGAACCGGGGGCGGCGCGCTTCAGAGCGGCGGGCGTTCGTCAGTACGCACGGACCTGGTCGTCAGCGAGGCCGCGCCGCACTGGGGTGCGGCGGTCCCAGGGGGCCGGGTCAGCCGTAGTGCCGCTCGATGTAGTCGTCCACCATGCGCTTGAACTGCCCAACCAGGTCGTCGCCCTTGAGCGTCGCGACCTTTTCGCCGTCCACATAGACGGGCGCGGCGGGGTGTTCGCCGCTCCCGGGCAGGCTGATGCCGATGTTGGCGTGCTTGCTCTCCCCGGGGCCGTTGACCACGCATCCCATGACGGCCACCTGCATGGTCTCGACCCCCGGGTAGCGGGTGCGCCAGGCGGGCATCTGCTCGCGCAGGTAGGTCTGGATGTCCTGGGCCAGGTGCTGAAAGGTGTCGCTGGTGGTGCGCCCGCACCCGGGGCAGGCGGTTACCATGGGGGCGAAGGAGCGCATGCCCATGGTCTGGAGGACCTCCTGGGCGACCTGGACCTCGCGGGTGCGCGCCTCCCCCGGGGCGGGGGTGAGCGAGACGCGGATGGTGTCGCCGATGCCCTCCTGCAACAGGATGGCGAGCGCGGCGGTGGAGGCGACGATGCCCTTGGAGCCCATCCCGGCCTCGGTGAGCCCCAGGTGCAGGGCCTGGTCGGTGCGGGCGGCGAGCATCCGGTAGACGGTGATCAGGTCCTGCACCCCGCTCATCTTGCAGGACAGGACGATGTGGTCCTTGGGCAGGCCCAGTTCGACCGCGCGGGCGGCGCTGGCGACGGCGGACTCCACCATGGCCTCGTGCATCACCGCCGCGACCGGCCGCGGGGCCGGGGACCGGGCATTGGCGTCCATCATACGCACGATCAGGTCCTGGTCCAGGCTGCCCCAGTTGACGCCGATGCGCACCGGGCGATCATAGCGGCAGGCGATCTCGATCATGGTCGCGAACTGGCTGTCGCGCTTCTCGCCGCTGCCCACGTTGCCCGGATTGATGCGGTACTTGGCCAGGGCCTGCGCGCACTCCGGATAGTCGGTCAGCAGGCGGTGGCCGTTGAAGTGGAAGTCACCGATCAGGGGGACGGTGCAGCCGGCGGCGTCGAGCTGGGCGCGGATGGGGGCGACGGCGCGGGCGGCGGACTCGGTGTTGACCGTGATGCGCACCAGCTCGGAACCGGCCTGCGCCAGGTCCGCGACCTGGCGCACGGTGGCGGTCACGTCGGCGGTGTCGGTGTTGGTCATGGACTGGACCACGACCGGGGACTGGCCCCCGACGGTGACCGGGCCGATGCGCACCGGGAGTGTGGGGCGGCGCGGGAGCCGGGCGTTGGGGGGGGTGGAGACTCGATTCATGCTGACCTCGCCGCGGGGCGGCCTGGGGGGACTCGAAAACCGTGTCACGATGAACCTTGCGCCGCCTCAGGGCAAGCAGGAGCGCAAGCCTTGGACGATCGGCAGATAGTCCGGGTCCTCCTGATCGATACCGCCGTGGCGGACCAGGAAGTCGATTACTACCAGATTACAGTTGAGTTTGAACTCATCGGTGTCGCGTACCAATTGGGCCACCGCCGCCAGCGGCAGGCGGGTGAAGGACTCCACCTCCCCGTCGGTGCAGCGCGGCACGAAGTCGGGCGCAAGCTCCAGGTCGTAGCAGTACATCACGTCCGGCTTCAGCCCGTCGCGCGCCCCTCGGCAGTAGGTCACGGCACCGACCGGCTCGGCCCGATCCGCCAGCGCAGGCTCGATGTCCGCCTCCTCCCGGCACTCCTTGCGCAGGTTGTCGCGCAGGGTGACGGCATGGGGCAGGCCGCCGGCCACCAGGTTGTCCAGGTGCAGCGGATAGACCAGCCGATTCGCGGCGCGCCGGGCGACCCAGAGCTCGATCCCGCCCCCGGTGCGCACGAAACCGTTGAGGTGCTGTCCGAAGGCGCGCACGCCGAACCAGGGGGCGGCGGCGCGGTCGATCAGACAGCGCGCCTGATCGCGCCGCCCCGGGGTTACCGCATAGGCTTCGCCGTGCTGGGGGTAGATCAGCCCCGTCTCGACCAGGGTCTGGACCACCTCCGCCAGGACCCGGGTGCGCGCCTGGAACCCGTCCGGGGCACCGGCCCAGTCGACCCGGTAGGCCTCCACGCGGAACTGCTCCGGCCAGCGCCGCAGTTCTTGCGCAAAGCCCGGCCGCACCGAGCCGATGCGCTCGCCCGCCAGGGTCCAGGGGATGAATTCCCCCGGGTCCCAGGCGTTACAGGCGCGAACTTTGTCGAGATAGCTCATCGTCGTAGGGTCCGCTGCGCGGACCGATGCCCCCCGTAGGGTCCGCTGCGCGGACCGATAAATTACGACTCAGGAACGAGTCAAACACAAACACGATCGTTGTCGTTGTTGTAATCGTAATCGTAATCGGAGAAGCGATGCCATTTGGGGTGCGAGAGAATCCAGAGCGCTACGACAAACTCGATTACGACAACGACCGTGCCGCCAAGGCCATTGCAAGGGCCCCGATCGTCGTTCCGGCCGGAGCGGCCGTAGGGTGCGCCGCGCGCACCAGTGCCACCGCGCTGCCATTGGGTCCCTGCGCAAGGTGCGCGCGGCGCACCCTACGATCGCCGGCCGCGGCCGGAACCACGATCAAGGCCGCCACAAGCACCCCGGCCAACCCCACACTCGCTACCGCCGCCGACAACGGGTCATGGCTTCGACTTGGCCGCCTCCCACAATAGCTCCATCTCCTCGCGCACCGCAGGTCCCGGTTGCAGACCGGCCCGGTCCAGGCCAGCCTCGACATAGGCGAAGCGGTGCTCGAAACGATGGTTTGCGGTCCGCAGCGCCGCTTCCGCGTCGACCCCCAGATGACGGGCCAGATTGACGCAGGAAAACAGCAGATCGCCGATCTCATGCACCCGCGCGTGCAAGTCCACCGGCGCGGCTAGGGTCTCGCGACACTCGTCGAGTTCCTCGCGGACCTTGTCGAAGACCCCCGCGATGGCGTCCCAGTCGAAACCGACCGCGGCCGCCCGCCGCTGCAGCTTCTGCGCCCGCACCAGGGCCGGGAGGGCCGCGGCCACGCCGTCCAGGGTCGCGGCCCCGGCGCCCCCCGGCGCCCGCGCCCGCTCGGCCGCCTTCTCCCGCTCCCAGTGGACGCGCACCGCCGCCGCATCCGGCAGGTCCGCCTCGCCGAAGACATGGGGGTGGCGCCGGACCAGCTTGTCGCAGATGGCACGAACCACGTCGGGGAAGGCGAAAGAGCCCTGCTCTTCGGCCATGCGGGCGTGGAAGACCACCTGCAACAGCAGGTCCCCCAGTTCATCGCGCAGGTCCTCCAGGGACCCGGACTCGATCGCCTCGGCGACCTCGTAGGCCTCTTCCAGGGTGTAGGGCAGGATGGTTCTGAAGGTCTGGGCCAGGTCCCAGGGACAGCCGCCCGCCGGGTCGCGCAGGCGCGCCATGATGCTCAGCAGCTCGTCGATAGTGGTCTGGTCGGGCATGGTCCGGGCGGCGGGTGCGGTGGGGTCGCCTACTTGTCCTTCTTGGTCACTTTGATCAGGCTGCTCGACGCGATGTCGCTGTACTTGGCGCAGTCACCGGGGGCGGAATTGAACCGGTTGAGGGTATCCAGGCTGCAGCGTCCGGGGTCGGTCACCTCCAGCCCCAGGATCTGATCGCAGCGCACGCCCTGGAAGATCATCTCGCGGTATTGATCTTCGCTCGGACGCAGCTCGGAGAAACTCTTGGTCTGGCTGTCGAAGGGCACGCCGCCGCCGATGAGCGCGGTGAACCGGAAGGACAGGTCGGTGATCTTGAAGGGCAGGTTGTTGGTCAGGGTGATGCCGAACTTACAGGCGTTCTCATAGGCCTTGCGGGTGTGGACACTCACCACGGCGGCAGCCCGCCCGGTGCTGGTGACCGGCGGGGTCCGGTCCTCCTTGGGTGGAGGCGCGGGCCGGGCCTTGGACCAGAGGCCGATATCGGTCGCCATGTCGGCACAACCGGCGACGAGCAGGAGCGTCGCCAAGGTCAGACCGCCAAGTACGGCGGCATTCAAGGGGCGGGATCGGGGAAAGGACATGGCGTCACCTCATGGAGATCATTCAATCCAAGGGCCGGATCACGGTCGGCCCCCGGCAGGCGGTCGGAACCCCGCCCGACCCGTCGTCAGAATTGCCCGGTGCGCAGCAACACCAGGGTACAGGCGTGTTCGTAAGGGATCCGGGCGTCATGCAGGGCCAGTTCCAGTTCGCGCGACTCGGCGCCCGGATTCAGGATCACCCGACCGGGGCGCAGGGCCAGGATGGCCCCCACCAGGTTGCGCACGCGCTCCGGACCGATGTACAGCGTCAGGGTATCGACCCGCTCATGGATGTCAGGCAAGGCATGGACAACCGGGAGCTGCTCAATATGCGCCGCCTTGCGGTGCACCGGAATCACCCGGTAACCCAAATCTTTCAGCAGCCTGACCGCCTGGTACGAGTAACGCGCCGGCTTCGGACTGGCCCCGAGCACGACCACGGTGTGCGTCTGGGGCTGGCGAAGCGCGGGCAAAGATGCCGATCCCATCATGTTCCCTCGATCGCCCGGGTTTAAGTCCGGGCCTTAGAGTCCGCATGTTAGCGGAAGCCCTAACCCAAGGTCCACGCCGGACACCCGATCAGACCGCAGGAATGTTGCCCGATGTGCGGACGTTTCATCCAATGTTCAGACCCGCAGGACTACGCCGACTACTTCAGCCTGGAACTGGACCCCGAGTCGATGGGGCCGAGCCGTCCCCGCTATAACCTCGCCCCCAGCCAGGACGTGCTCGCCGTGCGCCTCGGCCCGGACGGGCGGCGGCACCTCGGGCACCTGCGCTGGGGGCTGGTCCCCGCCTGGTCACAGGGACCGGACCACCGCTACACCATGATCAACGCCCGCGCCGAGACCGTCGCCGACAGGCCCGCCTACCGCGCCGCCTTGAAGGAGCGCCGCTGCCTGATCCCCGCCGAGGGCTTCTACGAATGGCAGGCCCAGCCCGGGGGCAAACAGCCGTATCTGATCCGCCGCGGCGGCGGACAGATCTTCGCCATGGCTGGCCTCTGGGAGCACTGGGCCGGCACCGCCGAGGCGGCGCCCATCAGCTCCTGCACCATCATCGTCACCGCCGCCAACGCCGCGATTGCGCGCGTCCATGACCGGATGCCGGTAGTCCTCGACCCCGACCGCCAGGCCCAGTGGCTCGACCCCGCCAAGCGCGACAGCGCGGCGCTGCTCGCCCTCCTCCAGCCGGACCCATCCGCCGACTGGACCCTCACCCCCGTGAGTCGGCGCGTCAACAATGCCCGCACGGACGACCCCGGTCTCATCGAGCCGGCCGCGGGACCCTAGGCCGCCATGAGCGATTGACAAGCGCTGCGTCGATCCGGATAATGCGCCGCTCGGTGACGGTTGCGCCCCGGCAAACTCCCTCTGGACATCGCCGCGCGGACCCACCCCCAGTCAATCGGTCGGCAGGCATGCGCGGCTGGATAATGTCTCCAAGGACGGGGTCCCTCAGCGCCCGTAGCTCAGCTGGATAGAGTACCTGGCTACGAACCAGGTGGTCGGGAGTTCGAATCTCTCCGGGCGCGCCAATTAAGAATATAGGCTTAGCGGTCAACATCGCTAAGCCTTTTTTTTTGTTTCCGGCGCAGCGCGCTACCATTGCGGACGCCACGGGGACCAGATCCCCGAGCCGGGCCGGCTGTTCGATGACAGCGGGAAACCCGCCAGTTGACCCCTGAAGGACCCCCGCGCCGGATATGAGACTCACCCAACAACAACTTGAAGCCCACCTCTGGGGCGCGGCCAACATCCTGCGCGGCAAGATCGCCGGGCAGGACTACAAGGACTACATCCTCTCGCTGATGAACTGGAGCAACGCCGCCATCGGCAAGATCAACTCCGTGCTGCACGGGCTGGAGACCCGGATCGTCGCCGGGGGCCAGCACCATCACCGATCCGGCCTTTCGGGCCGCGGGAGGCACGGTGCG
The DNA window shown above is from Candidatus Thiodictyon syntrophicum and carries:
- a CDS encoding type II toxin-antitoxin system ParD family antitoxin, with the translated sequence METKLKSYAVGDHFEQFIRRQIDAGHYTSADQIVREALRLLETPERLREIELEEYREKIREGIESAPAIPAEEVFARLEAKYQAMLDQQA
- the moaE gene encoding molybdopterin synthase catalytic subunit MoaE — its product is MHHIRVQSDPIDLAAEQEPLWQGRPEVGAVVTFVGLMRDLNAGVAVTAMTLEHYPGMTEKALEAIAAEAAARWDLLGIRIVHRVGPLSPQEAIVFVGVASAHRREAFRACEFLIDYLKTRAPFWKQEMTAQGPRWVEARETDAEAADRWGAGAEGTSR
- a CDS encoding type II toxin-antitoxin system YafQ family toxin, encoding MDFLLAYKLDDSGKHGLAVFVRAGTHADLFD
- the ispG gene encoding flavodoxin-dependent (E)-4-hydroxy-3-methylbut-2-enyl-diphosphate synthase, with protein sequence MNRVSTPPNARLPRRPTLPVRIGPVTVGGQSPVVVQSMTNTDTADVTATVRQVADLAQAGSELVRITVNTESAARAVAPIRAQLDAAGCTVPLIGDFHFNGHRLLTDYPECAQALAKYRINPGNVGSGEKRDSQFATMIEIACRYDRPVRIGVNWGSLDQDLIVRMMDANARSPAPRPVAAVMHEAMVESAVASAARAVELGLPKDHIVLSCKMSGVQDLITVYRMLAARTDQALHLGLTEAGMGSKGIVASTAALAILLQEGIGDTIRVSLTPAPGEARTREVQVAQEVLQTMGMRSFAPMVTACPGCGRTTSDTFQHLAQDIQTYLREQMPAWRTRYPGVETMQVAVMGCVVNGPGESKHANIGISLPGSGEHPAAPVYVDGEKVATLKGDDLVGQFKRMVDDYIERHYG
- a CDS encoding DUF4743 domain-containing protein encodes the protein MSYLDKVRACNAWDPGEFIPWTLAGERIGSVRPGFAQELRRWPEQFRVEAYRVDWAGAPDGFQARTRVLAEVVQTLVETGLIYPQHGEAYAVTPGRRDQARCLIDRAAAPWFGVRAFGQHLNGFVRTGGGIELWVARRAANRLVYPLHLDNLVAGGLPHAVTLRDNLRKECREEADIEPALADRAEPVGAVTYCRGARDGLKPDVMYCYDLELAPDFVPRCTDGEVESFTRLPLAAVAQLVRDTDEFKLNCNLVVIDFLVRHGGIDQEDPDYLPIVQGLRSCLP
- the mazG gene encoding nucleoside triphosphate pyrophosphohydrolase — protein: MPDQTTIDELLSIMARLRDPAGGCPWDLAQTFRTILPYTLEEAYEVAEAIESGSLEDLRDELGDLLLQVVFHARMAEEQGSFAFPDVVRAICDKLVRRHPHVFGEADLPDAAAVRVHWEREKAAERARAPGGAGAATLDGVAAALPALVRAQKLQRRAAAVGFDWDAIAGVFDKVREELDECRETLAAPVDLHARVHEIGDLLFSCVNLARHLGVDAEAALRTANHRFEHRFAYVEAGLDRAGLQPGPAVREEMELLWEAAKSKP
- a CDS encoding CoA-binding protein, which encodes MPALRQPQTHTVVVLGASPKPARYSYQAVRLLKDLGYRVIPVHRKAAHIEQLPVVHALPDIHERVDTLTLYIGPERVRNLVGAILALRPGRVILNPGAESRELELALHDARIPYEHACTLVLLRTGQF
- a CDS encoding SOS response-associated peptidase, translated to MCGRFIQCSDPQDYADYFSLELDPESMGPSRPRYNLAPSQDVLAVRLGPDGRRHLGHLRWGLVPAWSQGPDHRYTMINARAETVADRPAYRAALKERRCLIPAEGFYEWQAQPGGKQPYLIRRGGGQIFAMAGLWEHWAGTAEAAPISSCTIIVTAANAAIARVHDRMPVVLDPDRQAQWLDPAKRDSAALLALLQPDPSADWTLTPVSRRVNNARTDDPGLIEPAAGP
- a CDS encoding type I restriction-modification system subunit M N-terminal domain-containing protein — its product is MRLTQQQLEAHLWGAANILRGKIAGQDYKDYILSLMNWSNAAIGKINSVLHGLETRIVAGGQHHHRSGLSGRGRHGAQVLAGAGQFPLLRRILVAQEGDLRQVGLQGPLRALRARHRLQGPADRARQWLVANADRLLMADCIAAVPQERFTYQ